From Cricetulus griseus strain 17A/GY chromosome 1 unlocalized genomic scaffold, alternate assembly CriGri-PICRH-1.0 chr1_0, whole genome shotgun sequence, a single genomic window includes:
- the Bnipl gene encoding bcl-2/adenovirus E1B 19 kDa-interacting protein 2-like protein isoform X4: MGTIQETGKKSLEVGAGEKAGVTEPGAALRLEELELREEWQDEEFPRLLPEEAGPAGDPEDPQTDSQAGTPSTLALCGQRPMRKRLSAPELQLNLTEGTGETGASPTHSESSSSDGSLDLEVDELETPSDSEQLDSGHEFEWEDDLPRAEGLGASEAAERLGRGCVWDVAGEDGHRWRVFRTGQREQRVDMTTIEPYKRVLSHGGYHGDGLNAVILFASCYLPRSSIPNYTYVMEHLFRYMVGTLELLVAENYLLVHLSGGTSRAQVPPLSWIRQCYRTLDRRLRKNLRALVVVHATWYVKAFLALVRPFISSKFTRKIRFLDSLGELAQLISLDQVHIPEVVRQLDQDLHGSRGT; the protein is encoded by the exons ATGGGAACTAtacaagaaacaggaaaaaagtcATTAGAAGTAGG ggctggggagaaggcaggAGTCACAGAGCCAGGAGCAGCCCTGAGACTTGAAGAGCTGGAACTGAGGGAGGAATGGCAAGATGAAGAGTTCCCCAG ATTGCTTCCTGAGGAGGCTGGCCCGGCTGGAGATCCCGAAGACCCTCAGACAGACTCCCAGGCAG GTACCCCCAGCACTCTGGCCCTGTGTGGCCAGCGTCCTATGCGAAAGCGTCTTTCTGCCCCAGAATTGCAGCTGAATCTGACTGAGGGAACAGGAGAAACTGGAGCTTCTCCCACCCACTCCGAGTCTTCCTCTTCAGATGGCAGCTTGGACCTGGAGGTGGATGAGTTGGAGACACCTTCAGACTCCGAGCAGCTTGACAGTGGACATGAATTTGAATGGGAAG ATGATTTGCCTCGGGCAGAGGGCCTGGGAGCCAGTGAGGCAGCTGAGCGGCTGGGCCGGGGTTGTGTGTGGGATGTGGCTGGAGAGGACGGTCATCGCTGGAGAGTGTTCCGAACTGGGCAGCGAGAGCAGCGAGTGGACATGACCACCATCGAGCCCTATAAGAGAGTGCTGTCTCATGGAG GTTACCATGGTGATGGCCTCAATGCTGTcatcctctttgcttcctgctaTCTACCCCGAAGCAGCATTCCCAACTACACCTATGTCATGGAACACTTGTTCAG GTATATGGTGGGGACTTTGGAGCTGCTGGTAGCTGAAAATTACCTGCTTGTTCACCTGAGTGGAGGCACAAGCAGGGCCCAGGTGCCACCTCTGAGCTGGATACGCCAGTGTTACCGGACCTTGGATAGGAG GCTTCGGAAAAACCTTCGAGCCCTGGTGGTTGTCCACGCTACGTGGTATGTGAAGGCATTCCTGGCACTGGTTCGGCCCTTTATCAG TTCCAAGTTCACACGGAAGATCCGATTTCTGGACAGCCTTGGGGAGCTGGCCCAACTCATCTCCCTAGATCAAGTCCACATACCTGAAGTTGTCAGACA GCTGGACCAGGATCTCCATGGTTCAAGAGGCACCTAA
- the Bnipl gene encoding bcl-2/adenovirus E1B 19 kDa-interacting protein 2-like protein isoform X3, with protein sequence MWDAFYTTIEAKRLRDGPSPLLSSAAGELFQSSGKGREGRKSVDIDECPLRQVLHDSVCHLLSGSLRILSRLSHDHFSWGGADVRAGEKAGVTEPGAALRLEELELREEWQDEEFPRLLPEEAGPAGDPEDPQTDSQAGTPSTLALCGQRPMRKRLSAPELQLNLTEGTGETGASPTHSESSSSDGSLDLEVDELETPSDSEQLDSGHEFEWEDDLPRAEGLGASEAAERLGRGCVWDVAGEDGHRWRVFRTGQREQRVDMTTIEPYKRVLSHGGYHGDGLNAVILFASCYLPRSSIPNYTYVMEHLFRYMVGTLELLVAENYLLVHLSGGTSRAQVPPLSWIRQCYRTLDRRLRKNLRALVVVHATWYVKAFLALVRPFISSKFTRKIRFLDSLGELAQLISLDQVHIPEVVRQLDQDLHGSRGT encoded by the exons ATGTGGGATGCCTTCTACACTACCATAGAGGCAAAGCGGTTACGGGATGGCCCTTCCCCTTTGCTAAGCTCAGCAGCAGGTGAGCTGTTTCAGTCAAGTGGAAAAGGTAGAGAAGGTAGAAAATCTGTAGACATAGACGAATGCCCTCTGCGACAAGTTCTTCACGACAGTGTCTGCCACCTGCTGTCTGGCTCCCTTAGGATACTGTCCAGGTTGTCTCATGATCATTTCTCCTGGGGGGGGGCTGATgtcagggctggggagaaggcaggAGTCACAGAGCCAGGAGCAGCCCTGAGACTTGAAGAGCTGGAACTGAGGGAGGAATGGCAAGATGAAGAGTTCCCCAG ATTGCTTCCTGAGGAGGCTGGCCCGGCTGGAGATCCCGAAGACCCTCAGACAGACTCCCAGGCAG GTACCCCCAGCACTCTGGCCCTGTGTGGCCAGCGTCCTATGCGAAAGCGTCTTTCTGCCCCAGAATTGCAGCTGAATCTGACTGAGGGAACAGGAGAAACTGGAGCTTCTCCCACCCACTCCGAGTCTTCCTCTTCAGATGGCAGCTTGGACCTGGAGGTGGATGAGTTGGAGACACCTTCAGACTCCGAGCAGCTTGACAGTGGACATGAATTTGAATGGGAAG ATGATTTGCCTCGGGCAGAGGGCCTGGGAGCCAGTGAGGCAGCTGAGCGGCTGGGCCGGGGTTGTGTGTGGGATGTGGCTGGAGAGGACGGTCATCGCTGGAGAGTGTTCCGAACTGGGCAGCGAGAGCAGCGAGTGGACATGACCACCATCGAGCCCTATAAGAGAGTGCTGTCTCATGGAG GTTACCATGGTGATGGCCTCAATGCTGTcatcctctttgcttcctgctaTCTACCCCGAAGCAGCATTCCCAACTACACCTATGTCATGGAACACTTGTTCAG GTATATGGTGGGGACTTTGGAGCTGCTGGTAGCTGAAAATTACCTGCTTGTTCACCTGAGTGGAGGCACAAGCAGGGCCCAGGTGCCACCTCTGAGCTGGATACGCCAGTGTTACCGGACCTTGGATAGGAG GCTTCGGAAAAACCTTCGAGCCCTGGTGGTTGTCCACGCTACGTGGTATGTGAAGGCATTCCTGGCACTGGTTCGGCCCTTTATCAG TTCCAAGTTCACACGGAAGATCCGATTTCTGGACAGCCTTGGGGAGCTGGCCCAACTCATCTCCCTAGATCAAGTCCACATACCTGAAGTTGTCAGACA GCTGGACCAGGATCTCCATGGTTCAAGAGGCACCTAA
- the Bnipl gene encoding bcl-2/adenovirus E1B 19 kDa-interacting protein 2-like protein isoform X5, whose protein sequence is MRKRLSAPELQLNLTEGTGETGASPTHSESSSSDGSLDLEVDELETPSDSEQLDSGHEFEWEDDLPRAEGLGASEAAERLGRGCVWDVAGEDGHRWRVFRTGQREQRVDMTTIEPYKRVLSHGGYHGDGLNAVILFASCYLPRSSIPNYTYVMEHLFRYMVGTLELLVAENYLLVHLSGGTSRAQVPPLSWIRQCYRTLDRRLRKNLRALVVVHATWYVKAFLALVRPFISSKFTRKIRFLDSLGELAQLISLDQVHIPEVVRQLDQDLHGSRGT, encoded by the exons ATGCGAAAGCGTCTTTCTGCCCCAGAATTGCAGCTGAATCTGACTGAGGGAACAGGAGAAACTGGAGCTTCTCCCACCCACTCCGAGTCTTCCTCTTCAGATGGCAGCTTGGACCTGGAGGTGGATGAGTTGGAGACACCTTCAGACTCCGAGCAGCTTGACAGTGGACATGAATTTGAATGGGAAG ATGATTTGCCTCGGGCAGAGGGCCTGGGAGCCAGTGAGGCAGCTGAGCGGCTGGGCCGGGGTTGTGTGTGGGATGTGGCTGGAGAGGACGGTCATCGCTGGAGAGTGTTCCGAACTGGGCAGCGAGAGCAGCGAGTGGACATGACCACCATCGAGCCCTATAAGAGAGTGCTGTCTCATGGAG GTTACCATGGTGATGGCCTCAATGCTGTcatcctctttgcttcctgctaTCTACCCCGAAGCAGCATTCCCAACTACACCTATGTCATGGAACACTTGTTCAG GTATATGGTGGGGACTTTGGAGCTGCTGGTAGCTGAAAATTACCTGCTTGTTCACCTGAGTGGAGGCACAAGCAGGGCCCAGGTGCCACCTCTGAGCTGGATACGCCAGTGTTACCGGACCTTGGATAGGAG GCTTCGGAAAAACCTTCGAGCCCTGGTGGTTGTCCACGCTACGTGGTATGTGAAGGCATTCCTGGCACTGGTTCGGCCCTTTATCAG TTCCAAGTTCACACGGAAGATCCGATTTCTGGACAGCCTTGGGGAGCTGGCCCAACTCATCTCCCTAGATCAAGTCCACATACCTGAAGTTGTCAGACA GCTGGACCAGGATCTCCATGGTTCAAGAGGCACCTAA
- the CUNH1orf56 gene encoding protein MENT: protein MVPAACMLLWALLLSLGSRAAGAQGQTSNPTATPTRVQRISLRFGGPARSLSTGMTSRNSVPRKLKVTLEDENDALATADRLAAPAAAELLSTATGISRSSLISSNEYEDGSLEEGAVLDVKKTTILPGTTYSTTTSIGSVSTTGRFLANDQEREIRMTSDLTSLTTKPSTVADLTSESTLHSWSSTPGSTPTPWRSLSFSSSLSPSPSPTAMPSPEDLRVVLMPWGPWHCHCKSGTMSRSRAGKLHGLSGRLRVGALSELRTEHRPCTYQQCPCNKLREECPLDSSLCSDNGCSSHTTSIRTISPQAPIHLRRRPILPSTSPSPNPALAFWKRVRIGLEDIWNSLSSVFTEMQPVSCFAYESGLPLMNLKSPDFTNPVANIAILVGAVSDLAVQLRSHNLSWLSLAHLVFCLVFGVHRLMPLGPESLPHTW, encoded by the coding sequence ATGGTCCCCGCCGCCTGCATGCTGCTCTGGGCCCTGCTGCTTAGTCTGGGGTCCCGGGCGGCGGGGGCCCAAGGCCAGACGTCAAACCCGACGGCCACTCCGACTAGGGTTCAGCGGATCAGCCTCCGCTTTGGGGGCCCAGCCCGCAGCCTCAGCACAGGCATGACCAGCCGGAACAGTGTACCCCGGAAGTTGAAGGTAACTTTGGAGGATGAGAATGATGCCCTAGCAACTGCTGACCGCCTGGCTGCCCCGGCAGCCGCTGAGCTCCTGTCCACTGCGACAGGCATTAGCCGGTCGTCATTGATCAGCTCCAATGAGTATGAGGATGGCTCCTTGGAAGAGGGGGCCGTGCTTGATGTCAAAAAAACCACCATCTTACCTGGAACTACGTATTCGACCACCACTTCTATAGGAAGCGTTAGCACCACCGGTAGGTTTTTAGCCAATGACCAGGAGCGAGAGATTAGGATGACCTCCGATTTGACATCCCTCACTACAAAGCCTTCTACTGTGGCAGACCTGACTTCCGAGAGCACCCTGCACTCGTGGTCGTCGACACCTGGGTCCACCCCGACCCCGTGGCGATCACTCTCATTCTCATCCTCACTGTCACCGTCACCCTCACCCACAGCCATGCCATCTCCCGAGGATCTACGGGTGGTGCTGATGCCTTGGGGCCCATGGCACTGCCACTGTAAGTCGGGTACCATGAGCAGGAGCCGCGCTGGAAAGCTGCATGGCCTCTCTGGGCGCCTGCGAGTTGGGGCACTAAGCGAACTCCGCACAGAGCACCGGCCTTGCACCTACCAGCAGTGCCCTTGCAACAAGCTCCGGGAGGAGTGCCCTCTGGACTCGAGTCTGTGCTCTGACAATGGCTGCAGCTCTCACACCACCTCCATCAGGACCATCTCTCCTCAGGCCCCTATCCACCTGAGACGCAGACCCATCCTCCCATCCACTAGCCCGAGCCCTAACCCAGCTCTTGCCTTTTGGAAACGTGTCAGGATCGGCCTAGAGGATATATGGAATAGCCTTTCTTCAGTGTTCACAGAGATGCAACCAGTAAGTTGTTTTGCTTATGAGTCGGGACTTCCCTTGATGAATCTGAAAAGTCCTGATTTCACAAATCCTGTTGCTAACATAGCCATACTTGTGGGAGCTGTTAGTGACTTAGCTGTTCAGTTACGGAGTCATAACTTGAGCTGGTTATCCTTGGCccatttggtgttttgtttggtgtttggggtgCACAGGCTCATGCCACTGGGGCCTGAGTCCCTACCTCACACATGGTAG
- the Cdc42se1 gene encoding CDC42 small effector protein 1, giving the protein MSEFWHKLGCCVVEKPQPKKRRRRIDRTMIGEPMNFVHLTHIGSGEMGAGDGLAMTGAVQEQMRSKGNRDRPWSNSRAL; this is encoded by the exons ATGAGTGAATTTTGGCACAAACTGGGCTGCTGCGTGGTAGAGAAGCCTCAGCCG AAGAAGAGGCGAAGACGGATTGACCGAACCATGATCGGGGAACCAATGAATTTTGTTCACTTGACTCACATTGGCTCTGgagagatgggggctggagacGGACTTGCCATG ACAGGTGCAGTTCAGGAGCAGATGAGATCCAAGGGAAACCGAGACAGACCATGGAGCAATTCTAGGGCTTTGTAG